One Sporomusaceae bacterium ACPt DNA window includes the following coding sequences:
- the argH gene encoding Argininosuccinate lyase → MSKLWGGRFAKNTDVMVEEFTSSISFDSRLYRQDIAGSIAHAKMLAQCGIISQEDATLIIDGLNGILADIEAGKFSFEVALEDIHMNIEKRLTERIGAAGGRLHTARSRNDQVALDTHMYVREQVAEIAKLLFDLEQAVIDTAERYPDVIMPGYTHLQRAQPILFAHHMMAYFFMFERDFRRLSGVWESADIMPLGAGALAGTTFPIDREFVARELKFSRIYENSLDAVSDRDYILEFLSFASILMMHLSRLSEEIILWSSTEFSFIELDDAHCTGSSIMPQKKNPDVAELVRGKAGRVFGHLMAMLTVAKGLPLAYNKDLQEDKEGLFDTIDTVKFSLTVYAAMLRGMRVNGGIMRQALKTDFSNATDMADYLVKKGLPFRQAHEVVGKCVAYCLGKQKTLTDLTLQEFQQFSPLFASDILDAITVETCVASRNSLGGTSPIQVGQAVTVARSIMDKQQKRLDMYTKITL, encoded by the coding sequence ATGAGTAAACTTTGGGGCGGCCGTTTCGCCAAAAACACTGACGTAATGGTGGAGGAGTTTACCTCCTCCATTTCTTTTGACAGTCGCCTGTACCGCCAGGACATTGCCGGCAGTATTGCCCATGCCAAAATGCTGGCTCAATGCGGGATCATCAGCCAAGAGGACGCTACGCTCATAATTGATGGCCTAAACGGGATTCTGGCCGATATTGAGGCCGGAAAATTTAGTTTTGAAGTAGCTTTGGAAGACATTCATATGAATATTGAAAAGCGCTTAACCGAGCGTATCGGTGCGGCCGGCGGCCGGCTGCATACCGCCCGCAGCCGTAACGATCAGGTGGCGTTGGATACTCATATGTATGTGCGCGAGCAAGTGGCGGAGATTGCCAAACTGTTGTTTGACTTAGAGCAGGCTGTTATTGATACGGCTGAGCGGTATCCTGACGTTATCATGCCAGGCTATACCCATTTGCAGCGGGCGCAGCCCATTTTGTTCGCCCACCACATGATGGCCTATTTCTTTATGTTTGAACGCGATTTCCGGCGGTTGAGCGGCGTATGGGAGTCGGCGGACATCATGCCGCTCGGCGCCGGTGCGTTAGCCGGTACTACGTTTCCTATCGACCGTGAGTTTGTGGCCCGCGAGCTCAAGTTTAGCCGTATTTACGAAAATAGCCTTGATGCTGTTAGTGACCGCGACTATATCCTTGAATTTTTGTCTTTTGCTTCCATCTTGATGATGCACCTCAGCCGTTTGAGCGAAGAAATCATTTTGTGGTCGTCAACCGAGTTTTCCTTTATTGAGCTTGATGATGCCCATTGTACCGGTTCAAGCATTATGCCGCAGAAAAAAAATCCGGACGTTGCCGAATTGGTACGGGGCAAGGCCGGCAGAGTGTTTGGCCACCTTATGGCTATGCTGACGGTGGCCAAAGGTTTGCCGCTGGCTTACAATAAAGACTTGCAGGAAGATAAAGAAGGGCTGTTTGATACCATTGATACCGTCAAATTCAGCCTGACAGTATATGCCGCCATGCTGCGGGGTATGAGGGTTAATGGCGGCATAATGCGCCAAGCGCTGAAAACCGACTTTTCCAATGCCACCGACATGGCCGACTATTTAGTTAAAAAAGGGTTACCCTTCCGGCAGGCGCATGAAGTTGTCGGTAAATGCGTAGCCTATTGTTTAGGAAAGCAAAAAACGCTTACTGATTTGACATTGCAAGAATTTCAACAATTTTCACCGTTATTTGCGTCAGATATTTTAGATGCCATTACCGTAGAAACATGTGTAGCATCCCGTAATTCCTTGGGTGGCACATCGCCCATTCAGGTCGGACAAGCTGTTACTGTCGCCAGGTCCATTATGGATAAACAGCAAAAACGCCTTGACATGTATACAAAAATCACACTATAA
- the ilvK gene encoding Branched-chain-amino-acid aminotransferase 2, whose protein sequence is MTDIAVTLADKRGTLSSDDKLGFGKIFTDHMFVMDYVTGKGWHNPRIVPYGNIDISPAAMVLHYGQAIFEGMKAFRTEDNRVVMYRPLDHLKRFNNSADILSIPLMDLDLVHEGLRKLIEIDKRWVPQSLGTSLYIRPFVISVDPYVGVKVADQYTMYIILSPVGAYYASGFKPVKIKVEEHYVRAVKGGLGEAKTPANYAASLKASEEAKKEGFTQVLWLDAIEQKYIEEVGTMNIFFKIDDEIITPALNGSILNGITRRSVIEVAKDWGMKVTERRISIDEVFEAHERGHLQEVFGSGTAAVISPVGELSWKGKRIIVNNNQTGETSQKLFDCITGIQQGRVADKFGWVEEVTKL, encoded by the coding sequence ATGACAGACATTGCTGTTACACTGGCTGATAAACGCGGTACGCTTTCCTCAGACGACAAACTAGGCTTTGGCAAGATTTTTACCGACCACATGTTTGTAATGGATTATGTCACTGGCAAAGGCTGGCATAATCCCCGCATAGTCCCGTATGGTAATATTGACATATCACCCGCGGCTATGGTACTGCACTACGGTCAGGCCATTTTTGAAGGCATGAAAGCTTTTCGCACCGAAGATAACCGTGTTGTTATGTACCGCCCGCTTGATCACTTAAAGCGTTTCAACAATTCGGCCGATATTTTATCCATTCCTTTGATGGACCTTGATTTGGTGCATGAAGGTCTAAGAAAACTTATTGAAATTGATAAGCGTTGGGTGCCCCAATCACTGGGGACTTCGCTTTATATCCGCCCGTTCGTAATTTCTGTTGATCCGTATGTTGGCGTAAAAGTAGCAGACCAATACACGATGTATATCATTTTATCGCCTGTCGGCGCTTACTATGCTTCAGGCTTTAAGCCGGTAAAAATCAAGGTTGAAGAACATTATGTACGGGCAGTAAAAGGCGGTCTGGGCGAAGCCAAAACTCCGGCCAACTATGCCGCCAGCCTTAAAGCTTCGGAAGAAGCCAAGAAAGAAGGCTTTACCCAGGTGCTATGGCTGGACGCTATTGAACAAAAATATATTGAAGAAGTTGGGACGATGAACATCTTCTTCAAGATTGATGACGAAATAATTACTCCGGCGCTAAACGGCAGTATCTTAAACGGCATTACCCGCCGTTCGGTTATTGAAGTTGCCAAAGATTGGGGAATGAAAGTAACCGAACGCCGTATTTCCATCGATGAAGTGTTTGAAGCCCATGAACGGGGTCATTTGCAGGAAGTATTCGGTTCCGGAACGGCGGCGGTTATTTCTCCGGTTGGCGAATTGTCCTGGAAAGGCAAACGCATTATTGTTAATAATAACCAAACTGGTGAGACTTCGCAGAAACTGTTTGATTGCATTACCGGCATTCAGCAAGGCCGCGTAGCCGACAAGTTCGGCTGGGTTGAAGAAGTAACTAAATTATAA
- the cdaA gene encoding Cyclic di-AMP synthase CdaA, whose protein sequence is MLLQIRGIISTISFLDIIDIVIVAYFLYKFYFMIKDTRAVALLKGLVVLLLATLVSKWLGLNVINWLLQKTMTVVLVALPVVFQPELRRALEQLGRGRFFRDGALLNAEEKETLFEELARTVTGLSKNKIGALMVLERETGLNDYIETGIKVDGLVSSEFLINIFIPNTPLHDGAVIIRGNRVQAAGCLLPLSDDRSLNKELGTRHRAAIGISEQTDAVVIVVSEETGIISLARGGRLHRYLDAEKLKEHLAPLFVAKTSSLSDLFSWRPS, encoded by the coding sequence ATGTTATTACAAATACGGGGCATAATTTCTACAATTAGTTTCCTTGATATTATCGATATTGTCATCGTAGCCTACTTCTTGTACAAATTCTACTTTATGATTAAAGATACCCGGGCGGTAGCGCTATTAAAAGGGCTCGTTGTGCTGCTCCTGGCAACTTTAGTCAGCAAATGGCTGGGGCTTAATGTTATTAATTGGCTGTTGCAAAAAACCATGACGGTTGTGCTGGTAGCCTTGCCGGTAGTTTTTCAGCCTGAACTAAGGCGGGCGCTCGAACAATTAGGACGGGGACGCTTCTTCCGCGACGGTGCCCTGTTAAATGCCGAAGAAAAGGAAACATTGTTTGAAGAACTGGCCAGGACGGTCACAGGACTCTCTAAGAATAAAATTGGAGCGCTGATGGTGCTTGAACGGGAAACCGGGCTTAACGACTACATTGAAACAGGCATAAAAGTGGATGGGTTGGTGTCAAGCGAATTCTTAATTAACATTTTTATTCCCAACACTCCGCTTCACGATGGCGCTGTTATCATCCGCGGCAACCGGGTGCAGGCGGCAGGTTGTCTTTTGCCGCTGTCCGATGACCGGAGCCTTAACAAGGAACTTGGTACCCGGCACCGGGCGGCCATTGGCATCAGTGAACAGACTGATGCTGTCGTAATTGTTGTCAGCGAAGAGACCGGCATTATTTCGCTGGCGCGTGGCGGCAGGCTGCATAGGTATCTGGACGCCGAAAAACTCAAGGAACATCTTGCACCACTGTTTGTGGCTAAAACTTCGTCGCTTAGCGACCTATTTAGCTGGAGGCCGTCATAA
- the cdaR_1 gene encoding CdaA regulatory protein CdaR, which produces MLDKFFKMPGKTKNITPKILAVILAVVLWLYVMNEQNPPIESSFTIPLEVRNAATTFVISEMPETARIKVRGPRSTVAGLLTQDLKAYVDVKGLSEGRHNVKVNAALPPNLELIEINPEKVQLRLDTIISRNVAVAVRLTGTPAKAATVSKVASANEQVTIEGPKNVVDTVEKVAAAVDLSGKNADFTIDAPLIPVNREGKEVEGLTIYPEKTRVMVSLVSGTNKKLLDVKPVTQGQLPQDLVIKSIVTQPDKVEIKETVPGKGVDKLEAIYTEPINLNDISKDTSREVKIQLPQGLTATPTTVTVTIKVGPR; this is translated from the coding sequence ATGCTGGACAAGTTTTTTAAGATGCCGGGAAAAACTAAAAATATTACTCCGAAAATTTTGGCCGTAATACTGGCGGTAGTGTTGTGGCTGTATGTTATGAATGAACAAAACCCGCCGATTGAATCATCGTTTACTATTCCGCTGGAGGTGCGCAACGCGGCGACCACTTTTGTAATAAGCGAAATGCCGGAAACAGCCAGAATAAAAGTACGCGGCCCGCGCAGCACTGTAGCCGGCCTGCTCACTCAGGACCTTAAGGCCTATGTTGATGTCAAAGGGCTTAGCGAAGGACGCCACAATGTCAAAGTTAACGCGGCTTTACCTCCTAATTTGGAGTTGATTGAAATCAATCCGGAGAAAGTACAACTAAGGCTTGATACCATTATCAGCCGCAATGTGGCGGTCGCGGTTAGACTAACTGGTACGCCGGCTAAAGCCGCAACTGTGAGTAAAGTTGCTTCGGCTAATGAACAAGTCACTATTGAAGGTCCGAAAAATGTTGTAGATACTGTGGAAAAAGTGGCAGCCGCGGTAGATTTATCAGGCAAAAATGCTGATTTTACAATAGATGCGCCGCTTATTCCGGTTAACCGTGAAGGCAAAGAAGTCGAAGGGCTTACTATCTATCCGGAAAAAACACGGGTAATGGTTAGTCTGGTATCAGGGACAAACAAAAAGCTGCTTGATGTAAAACCGGTAACTCAGGGGCAATTGCCACAAGACTTGGTGATTAAGAGTATTGTAACTCAACCGGATAAGGTGGAAATAAAAGAAACTGTGCCGGGCAAGGGTGTTGATAAGCTTGAGGCTATTTATACCGAACCAATCAATCTCAACGACATTAGCAAAGATACCAGCAGGGAAGTTAAAATCCAACTGCCGCAAGGCTTAACAGCCACACCGACCACGGTAACGGTCACCATCAAAGTCGGGCCCCGTTAA
- the glmM gene encoding Phosphoglucosamine mutase — protein sequence MGRLFGTDGVRGLANAELTPELAFKLGRAATYYFGREHNRPVFYIGRDTRISGHMLEASLAAGICSAGGEAVLLGVVPTPAVAYLTCKHGAQAGVVISASHNPYPDNGIKFFAGTGYKLPDAVEDELEKLVNAQSDAMPRPTADGVGFITRKHDLLDEYVDYVVGTVNTTLSGMKIVVDCANGAAYEAAPAALKKLGADVVVLNDRPDGININAGCGSTHLEQLQSAVVQHNADLGLAHDGDADRCLAVDETGDSVDGDQIMLICALEMLKQNTLTDNTLVATVMSNLGLHQAIKNAGGKVLVTPVGDRYVLEAMLKHNLVLGGEQSGHIIFSHHSTTGDGLITALKLAAALKQSGKKMSALAKVMTKFPQLLVNVRVNSKQGWQDNAKIAAAIKAGEDELGDNGRILVRPSGTEPLIRVMAEGPSLPDLERIVGNIAGIIKQEQA from the coding sequence ATGGGGAGACTTTTTGGTACTGACGGCGTGCGTGGCTTGGCCAACGCCGAACTTACGCCCGAACTGGCTTTTAAACTGGGCCGGGCGGCAACATACTATTTCGGGCGCGAGCATAACAGACCGGTTTTCTATATAGGACGCGATACCCGCATTTCCGGTCATATGCTGGAAGCGTCCCTAGCTGCCGGCATTTGTTCAGCCGGCGGAGAGGCTGTGCTTCTGGGAGTTGTTCCTACACCAGCCGTGGCCTATTTGACCTGCAAACATGGGGCGCAGGCCGGTGTAGTTATTTCGGCGTCACATAATCCTTATCCTGATAACGGTATTAAATTTTTTGCCGGTACCGGTTATAAACTACCTGACGCTGTTGAAGATGAACTGGAAAAGCTGGTTAATGCCCAGTCTGACGCTATGCCTCGTCCTACCGCTGACGGTGTAGGTTTTATTACCAGAAAACACGACTTACTGGACGAATATGTAGATTATGTTGTCGGCACTGTCAATACCACGTTAAGCGGGATGAAAATTGTCGTAGATTGCGCCAACGGCGCCGCTTATGAGGCTGCTCCCGCCGCCCTGAAAAAACTGGGGGCGGATGTTGTCGTACTTAATGACCGGCCTGACGGGATCAACATTAATGCCGGCTGCGGTTCGACCCATCTTGAACAGCTGCAGAGTGCGGTAGTTCAGCATAACGCCGACTTGGGCCTGGCTCATGACGGTGACGCCGACCGCTGTCTGGCTGTTGACGAAACCGGTGATAGTGTTGATGGTGATCAAATTATGCTTATTTGCGCACTGGAAATGCTCAAACAAAACACATTGACTGACAACACACTGGTAGCCACAGTCATGAGCAATCTGGGGTTGCATCAGGCAATAAAAAATGCCGGCGGCAAAGTTCTTGTTACACCGGTAGGCGACCGCTACGTTCTTGAGGCCATGCTTAAGCATAACCTGGTATTAGGTGGCGAACAATCAGGTCACATCATCTTCAGTCATCACAGCACTACAGGTGACGGTCTGATTACCGCCCTTAAACTGGCCGCGGCCTTAAAGCAAAGCGGTAAAAAAATGTCGGCGTTAGCCAAAGTCATGACAAAATTCCCGCAGCTTCTGGTCAACGTCCGGGTTAACAGCAAACAAGGCTGGCAAGATAACGCGAAGATAGCTGCTGCCATCAAAGCCGGTGAAGATGAATTAGGCGACAATGGCCGGATACTGGTACGGCCTTCAGGCACTGAACCACTGATCCGGGTAATGGCAGAAGGTCCGTCTTTACCTGACCTTGAACGTATTGTCGGCAATATTGCCGGCATAATCAAACAGGAACAGGCCTAG
- the glmS_1 gene encoding Glutamine--fructose-6-phosphate aminotransferase [isomerizing] — translation MCGIVGYIGPGQAAPFLLEGLSKLEYRGYDSAGIAVFDGNKINVDKSVGRLSVLAKKVEIHPLQGNLGIGHTRWATHGRPSDANSHPHTDCTGKFVVVHNGIIENYLHLKEQLIAKGHKFTSETDTEVVAHLLEECYEGDFEAAVKKVLEKIEGSYALVFMSQDDPDKLICTKQDNPLVIGLGDGENFIASDIPAIISRTRKTYILSDGEMAIVTKDSVWVMNRQGVPVTKKVFEVNWDAEAAERGGYEHFMIKEIYEQPKAVRETMTGRLAKDGSGINFDELKWTKEDIGAIKKVAVVACGTAYHAGIVGKYLIENLARVPVEVDVASEFRYRSPLIDDQTLTIVISQSGETLDTLAALKEAKNLGARTLAITNVVGSSIARESDQVIYTWAGPEIAVASTKAYTTQLVVMAMLAIYMGSIKGTLTPAKVGELCQELRDLPNQVHELLEDVEPIKTFAQRYGFNEDVFFIGRSLDYAVALEGSLKLKEISYIHAEAYAAGELKHGTLALIIEGVPVIALATQSDVYEKMLSNIKEVKARDAVVIGIGLKGDKEIEKYVDHTIYIPATNKFLTPILSVIPLQLLAYYAAVTRGCDVDKPRNLAKSVTVE, via the coding sequence ATGTGTGGTATTGTTGGCTATATCGGTCCTGGTCAGGCCGCGCCCTTTTTGTTGGAAGGCTTAAGCAAACTTGAATACCGGGGCTATGATTCGGCCGGTATTGCCGTATTTGACGGCAATAAAATAAATGTTGACAAAAGTGTGGGCCGGTTGAGTGTGCTTGCCAAAAAAGTAGAAATCCATCCCCTTCAAGGTAATCTTGGCATCGGCCATACCCGCTGGGCAACTCATGGCCGCCCTTCTGACGCCAACTCTCATCCCCATACTGATTGCACCGGTAAATTTGTTGTTGTCCATAACGGTATCATTGAGAATTACCTGCACCTTAAAGAGCAGCTTATTGCCAAAGGTCATAAATTTACTTCAGAGACCGATACTGAAGTAGTGGCCCATTTGCTTGAGGAATGCTACGAAGGCGATTTTGAAGCAGCGGTAAAGAAAGTGCTGGAAAAAATCGAAGGCTCTTACGCGCTGGTATTTATGAGCCAGGATGATCCTGACAAACTGATCTGCACCAAGCAGGATAATCCATTGGTTATCGGCCTGGGCGATGGTGAAAACTTTATTGCCTCCGATATCCCGGCAATTATCAGCCGTACCCGTAAGACCTATATTTTAAGTGACGGTGAAATGGCCATTGTTACCAAAGACTCGGTGTGGGTTATGAACCGCCAGGGAGTACCGGTAACCAAAAAAGTATTTGAAGTAAACTGGGATGCGGAAGCAGCCGAACGAGGCGGTTATGAGCATTTCATGATAAAAGAAATTTATGAACAGCCAAAGGCTGTCCGTGAAACCATGACCGGCCGCCTGGCTAAAGATGGCAGCGGAATAAACTTTGACGAACTTAAATGGACCAAAGAGGATATTGGCGCAATTAAAAAAGTCGCCGTTGTGGCGTGCGGTACGGCCTACCATGCCGGCATTGTCGGTAAATACCTTATTGAAAACCTGGCCCGCGTTCCGGTAGAGGTCGATGTTGCCTCAGAGTTCCGTTATCGTTCACCACTTATTGATGACCAGACTTTAACCATTGTGATTAGTCAGTCAGGAGAAACACTGGATACTTTGGCTGCACTGAAAGAAGCGAAAAACTTAGGCGCCAGGACATTGGCGATTACCAACGTTGTCGGCTCGTCCATTGCCCGGGAATCCGACCAGGTTATTTATACCTGGGCCGGTCCCGAAATTGCCGTAGCTTCAACCAAAGCGTACACAACTCAGCTTGTCGTCATGGCGATGCTGGCAATCTATATGGGTTCTATCAAAGGCACTCTGACGCCGGCAAAAGTGGGCGAATTGTGCCAGGAACTCCGTGATTTGCCCAACCAAGTCCATGAGCTTCTGGAAGATGTTGAACCTATAAAAACTTTTGCCCAGCGCTACGGATTCAATGAGGACGTATTTTTCATCGGACGTTCGCTCGACTACGCTGTAGCGCTGGAAGGCTCGCTCAAACTAAAAGAAATTTCCTATATTCACGCCGAAGCCTATGCTGCCGGCGAACTCAAGCACGGCACTTTGGCCCTTATCATCGAAGGCGTGCCGGTTATTGCGCTGGCAACGCAGTCTGATGTCTACGAGAAAATGTTGAGTAACATCAAGGAAGTTAAAGCCCGTGACGCCGTCGTCATCGGTATTGGCCTTAAAGGCGACAAAGAAATCGAAAAATACGTCGACCATACTATCTATATCCCGGCCACCAATAAATTCCTCACCCCCATATTATCAGTAATTCCCCTCCAACTCTTAGCCTATTATGCTGCCGTAACCCGCGGCTGCGATGTCGATAAGCCCCGTAACCTGGCCAAGAGCGTGACGGTAGAGTAG